The proteins below come from a single Miscanthus floridulus cultivar M001 chromosome 1, ASM1932011v1, whole genome shotgun sequence genomic window:
- the LOC136490342 gene encoding glucan endo-1,3-beta-glucosidase 11-like — protein MAALHLSLALLLLLPSTPEATSSALLGISYGRVGNNLPAATSVPQIVASLGVGRVRLYDADPTTIRAFANTGVELVVGVPDECLATVSTRTGAASWVRSNIAPALPATKIAFLTVGNEVLTGVNSSSLSRYLLPAMQCLHDALAQAGLDKQVAVATAHNLGVLATSYPPSSAYFRKDLLPMLCPILDFHARVGSPFLVNAYPYFAYAEEPTRVELEYALLEPGHAGVADPETGLQYTNMLAAQVDAVYHAIAVANSAAARAVEVRVSETGWPSAGDANETGATPQNAARYNGNVMRLVAQGKGTPLRPAAPLRVYMFALFNENMKPGPTSERNYGLFKPDGTPAYELSYRLPQDNTTSSSGGSITGGGGYNSHGYGSDNGGYYSISAAATATLGWWTWPQVAVAACVAVLAMAL, from the exons ATGGCGGCACTCCATCTGTCGCTGGCCCTGCTCCTTCTGCTCCCTTCCACCCCTGAGGCGACGTCCTCGGCGCTGCTGGGCATCAGCTACGGCCGCGTTGGCAACAACCTCCCTGCAGCCACCTCAGTGCCGCAGATTGTCGCCTCCCTGGGCGTCGGCCGCGTCCGACTCTACGATGCTGACCCCACCACCATCCGCGCCTTCGCCAACACGGGCgtcgagctcgtcgtcggcgtccCTGACGAGTGCCTCGCCACTGTCTCCACCCGAACCGGCGCCGCCTCCTGGGTCCGCTCCAACATTGCCCCCGCACTCCCGGCCACAAAGATCGCCTTCCTCACCGTCGGCAACGAGGTGCTCACCGGCGTCAACAGCTCCTCGCTGTCCAGGTACCTCCTCCCGGCGATGCAGTGCCTCCACGACGCGCTTGCGCAGGCCGGCCTGGACAAGCAGGTCGCCGTCGCCACGGCGCACAACCTCGGCGTGCTGGCCACGTCGTACCCGCCGTCGTCGGCCTACTTCCGCAAGGACCTCCTCCCGATGCTCTGCCCCATCCTCGACTTCCACGCGCGCGTGGGCTCGCCGTTCCTGGTCAATGCGTACCCCTACTTCGCCTACGCCGAGGAACCCACCCGCGTGGAGCTCGAGTACGCGCTGCTGGAACCCGGGCATGCCGGCGTCGCCGACCCGGAGACCGGGCTCCAGTACACCAACATGCTCGCGGCGCAGGTGGACGCCGTGTACCATGCCATCGCGGTGGCCAACAGCGCGGCGGCGCGGGCCGTGGAGGTACGCGTGTCCGAGACCGGGTGGCCGTCGGCGGGGGACGCCAACGAGACCGGAGCTACGCCGCAGAATGCGGCGAGGTACAACGGCAACGTGATGCGGCTCGTGGCCCAGGGGAAGGGCACGCCGCTGCGGCCGGCGGCGCCGCTGCGCGTCTACATGTTCGCGCTCTTCAACGAGAACATGAAGCCCGGGCCGACGTCAGAGCGCAACTACGGGCTCTTCAAGCCCGACGGAACACCGGCGTACGAGCTCTCCTACCGCCTTCCGCAGGACaacaccacctcctcctccggtgGCAGCATTACCGGCGGTGGCGGCTACAATAGCCACGGCTACGGGTCAGACAACGGCGGGTACTACAGCATCTCGGCCGCAGCCACGGCGACACTG GGTTGGTGGACATGGCCACAGGTAGCTGTGGCAGCATGTGTGGCTGTACTGGCCATGGCATTGTGA